A stretch of Zootoca vivipara chromosome 13, rZooViv1.1, whole genome shotgun sequence DNA encodes these proteins:
- the OXA1L gene encoding mitochondrial inner membrane protein OXA1L produces MAASAAAFGRAWSRSGLPRKIPLAGSLRRQIHRTSVPFTWLRVKSPFAPHPRPQNGCHVLLLRPTNRCQSTAAAAAAGTQVLQPVSSPPLEGALSAGDLAQAVQEQSFAELGLGSHTPVGLIQNFLESLHVDIGLPWWGAIVTGTLVARCLVFPLIVKGQREAVKLNNHMPQISELTARMNEAKNSGNKFEFAKAYTDLNLYQKTHDVNPLRGFLVPLVQAPIFISFFIALRKMAELPVPSLQTGGLWWFSDLTAADPYYVLPLTVTVTMWAILELGAESGVANPNLHIMKTVFRVMPLVILPLTISFPTVIFTYWLTSNLFSLVQVAFLRLPAVRTRLGIPDRVQHDPSVLPAQGGFIKSFKKGWKNAQVARQMEEREQRIKNHLNLAAKGPLRQTFSHNPLEQHQPGPAKPPPRKRPWEDTLG; encoded by the exons AGCCTCCGTAGGCAG ATCCACAGAACGTCCGTCCCGTTCACGTGGCTCAGAGTTAAATCTCCTTTTGCCCCTCACCCGCGTCCTCAAAACGGCTGCCATGTTCTCCTGCTGAGGCCAACAAACAGGTGTCAGAGcacggcagctgctgctgctgctggcacacaG GTTCTTCAGCCTGTATCCTCCCCGCCACTAGAGGGTGCGCTCTCTGCAGGGGACCTTGCCCAGGCTGTCCAAGAGCAGAGTTTTGCAGAGCTGGGCCTGGGGTCCCACACTCCGGTGGGTCTGATCCAGAACTTTTTGGAGTCCCTCCATGTGGATATAGGGCTGCCATGGTGGGGAGCCATCGTGACAG GGACGCTTGTGGCCCGTTGCTTGGTTTTCCCGCTCATCGTGAAGGGCCAGCGGGAGGCAGTGAAGCTCAACAACCACATGCCGCAGATTTCAGAGCTGACCGCCCGCATGAACGAGGCCAAGAACTCGGGGAACAAATTTGAGT TTGCCAAAGCTTATACAGACCTGAACCTCTACCAGAAAACCCACGATGTCAACCCGCTACGAGGGTTTCTCGTGCCCTTGGTCCAA gcACCCATTTTCATCTCGTTCTTCATTGCCCTGCGCAAAATGGCGGAGCTCCCTGTGCCCAGCCTTCAAACTGGGGGTCTGTGGTGGTTCTCTGATCTCACGGCTGCCGATCCCTACTATGTCTTGCCCCTGACAGTGACTGTCACCATGTGGGCCATCTTGGAG CTAGGAGCAGAATCCGGAGTGGCGAACCCGAACCTCCACATTATGAAAACAGTTTTCCGGGTGATGCCACTTGTTATCCTGCCTCTCACGATCTCCTTCCCGACG GTCATTTTCACCTACTGGCTGACATCCAACCTCTTCTCGCTGGTGCAAGTGGCCTTTCTGCGGTTGCCTGCAGTTCGCACCCGACTTGGCATCCCCGACCGGGTGCAGCACGACCCCAGCGTCCTGCCTGCTCAGGGAGGCTTCATAAAGAGCTTCAAGAAAG GCTGGAAAAATGCACAGGTGGCTCGGCAGATGGAAGAGAGGGAGCAGCGCATCAAAAACCACCTGAATTTGGCAGCTAAGG GGCCGCTGCGCCAGACCTTTTCCCACAATCCTTTGGAGCAGCACCAGCCGGGTCCTGCGAAGCCGCCGCCACGAAAGAGACCCTGGGAGGACACGTTAGGCTGA